The segment TAGTGTCGTACATATGAGCTTCAGGTAGAGAAACAGTTTTATCTCCGCTGCCTTTTAGAAAGTGATTAAAAAACACGGTCTCTGTTTCCCTCTGATAAGCTTCAGAAATATCATCTCCAAAATAGATGTTTCCTACAGCCTGTCTTTTACTGGTCCTGGCCCAGTCTCCATGGCTCCAGGGCCCCATTACCAGGATATTGAAATTGTCGCTGTTCTTTTCAATTGTCTTATAAGTTTGAAAAGGACCGTAAAAATCTTCAGCATCAAACAATCCGCCTACGGTCATAACGGTAAGTTCTATATCATCCAAATGCTGAATGATTCCCCTTTTTTGCCAAAATTCATCGTAGTTTGGATGCTCCTTAAGCTGTTGCCAGAAGACATTGTCTTCCTTGTAATATTTGTTCAGATTACTTAGAGGGCCTGCATCCAGAAAAAACTGATATTGATCCTGTGTTCCAAGTTCAGGTAGTTCGTACCAGGCCTCGGCTGTAGGTTCTGTCTTCTCGTAACCAAATAAGGCAGTCGCACGCCAGTAACTTAAAAGATAAGCTCCGTTATGGTGAAAGTCATCAAAAAAGAAATCCCCGATAGGTGCCTGCGGGGAGACCGCTTTAAGGGCAGGGTGCCGACTTAAAAGAGAATAGGTTGAGTAAAATCCCGGATATGAAATTCCCCATACTCCTACTCTTCCATTATTGTTGCTAATATTTTTTAGAAGCCATTCAATAGTATCATAAGTATCAGTTGCCTCATCTATGTTTTTATTTCCGTTTTTCTTCGGAAGAAATGGCCTCATATTGTCATAAGTACCTTCACTCATCCACCTTCCCCGCACATCCTGGTAAACAATAATATTACCTTCCTTCATTAAATAATCATTGGGTCCAATTTTAGACCGAAATTGATCTTCCCCGTACGGCCGGGAGCTGTACGGGGTCCTTTGCATTAAAATGGGATATTCCTGTGAGGTGTCCTTAGGTGAATAGATAGTGGTATGAAGTTTTACCCCATCCCTCATAGTTATAGTAACCTCCTGCTTAGTATAATTTTCTTTTACCTGGTACTCTATAGTATCCTGTGCCAAGCCTGAGACAACTAAAAACAGGCTCAGGATTAGGCTGAATTGGATTTTCACAAATTTCATCAACTAGGGTTTTGATTTGATCCTAAAGATAGAAATTTAAGGAAGAATACCCTTAGTTTATTGCAGCTGCTCCAAATTTATCAAGCCCCTGTTCCAGCCAGCCAAGAAATTCTTTTTCATCGGGTGTATAACCTACAGGGGGATTTAAAAGATTTACTTCCGGATCTAAAAGAACGTAGAAAGGTTGTGAATTGTTTTTAAAATTGACAGTTTGAAATGTGGCCCATTTATCGCCGATCGTCTTTATTTTCTTAATGCCACCTTTTTCCCGCAGATAATTAAACTGCTCCTCCTCTGGAAGATCCTCTTTGTCGTCGACATATAGAGAGATAAGGACATAGTCATTCTTTATAACATCGTAAACCTCAGGATGACTCCAAACCTGTTCTTCCATTTTTCGGCAATTAACACAGGCCCAGCTAAGTAAAATCCAGTAAAATAGGTTTATTCTCTTCACGGGCAACAGCCAGTCCTTCCTCCCAATCCTTATATGCTTTTAATCCCAACGGGCCTTCCGTCGGTTTATCGTAAACGCTATAAAATAAAGGTGGAGGAAAACCACTCAGTAATTTCAGATTTGCAAAACCAGTGTTGGTAAGGCCGGGGAAGAGATAGAGAACAAAAATGAAGGTGAGGGTCCCAAAAGCAAACCGCCCTTTACTTATTCTTTTCTTAGGCCCATCGTGTGGAAATCTAATTATTCCGAAGAGATATAACATTAATCCAATAGCGATAATGATCCATATTCCTATGAAGATCTCCCTTTTAAGGATACCCCAGTGTTCTACAAGATCTGCGTTAGAAAGGAATTTAAAGGCCAGTGCCAGTTCGATAAAACCTAAAACAACCTTTACAGTATTAAGCCATCCTCCACTTTTAGGAAGAGAATTTAGCCAGTTTGGGAAAAGGGCAAAAAGAGCAAAAGGAAGAGCAAGGGCGAGACCGAAACCTCCCATTCCAAAAGATAATTGGGTTGCACCACCATCGGTAGTTAAAGAACCACCCAGTAAAGAACCTAAAATTGGTCCGGTACAGGAAAATGAAACCAGGGCAAGGGTTAAAGCCATAAAAAATATTCCGACTACACCACCAAAACTCGAAGCTTTATCATCCATCCTGCTACTCCACGAGCTTGGAAGAGTTATTTCATAATAACCGAAGAAAGAGAAAGCAAAGGCTATAAAAATTACGAAGAACACGACGTTAAGCGTCACGTTAGTTGAAATGTTATTAAGGATCTCCGGTGCAATACTGTCCAGTAAATGAAACGGAACGCTCAATAAAAGGTATATCAGGAAAATAAACAGCCCGTACAATATAGCGTTGACTAAACCTTTTTTTCTTGTTCTGGCACCTTTGGTAAAAAAAGATACTGTTAGTGGGATCATTGGAAAAACGCAGGGAGTAAGTAACGCGATAAGTCCTCCAAAGAAGCCCAAAAGAAAAATAGTAATATAGCCGTTTCCTTCTTCCTCTTCCGGCTGGTATTCCTCCCAACCCTGAATTTGAATATTTAAAGCCTCTGTTTGTCCTCGGTCACGGTCGGTTAATTCTACATCTGTATAACCTTGGGTAGCTTTATTCTGATTTACAGAAATTTGAAAAGGCACCGTATCCGGAGGCAAACATTGCGCATCATCGCATACACTAAAGTATACCTCTACTTCAATTTTCGCTTCAGGATCTAAAATTCTAATATTCTGACTAAAAACTGCTTCATCTTCAAAATAAATAACATCCATTTCAAAGACCTCATCAAAAACTGCAGGAACGTTTGGTTCCTCCATTTCACCTATAAGTTCTATGCCTTCAGAATTTATAAAAGTAAAGGTAGTAGGAATGGGACCGCCCTCTTCTACGTGCTGAGAGTAAAGGTGCCAGCCTTTCTCCAAAGTGGCAGTTAAGAAAAGAGTGGCGATACTGTCATTTTGTTTTTCTATCCTTGCATCCCACTCAATGGGGTCTGCAATTTGAGATTCGCTAGAGGAACTGAAAACCTGTGCCTGTACAGTAAAAAAAGATATTATAAGAAAGGCCAGGGTCCAAAGATATTTCATAGAGAATAGGTAATTTTTAATATTTCCTGGGAAGGATCTGTGATGGCAAATCGGCCATCGGCTCTGTGGTTTACCACCCATAAGATCTTTTCTCCGGAACAGAGGAGCCAGGATTCTTCTTTCTCGGGCAAAGATAATTTTTTGTCCTTAAAAAAGTCACTAATTTTCTTCTTTCCTTTCATTCCAAAAGGATAGAAAAAATCACCCTTCTCCCATCTTCTCAGTACCAGGGGGAATTGAATTTTTTCCTTAGCCACGTAAATAATATTAGGTGTCGTTTCCTGAATTTCTTCTGCCTCGTGTAAAGTAAAAGTACCCGGGGGCAACATGACTATTTCCTCTCCTTCAGGAATTTCATATCTCGTTCCTTTATTAGCTGAAGGTTTCTCAGTAAGGATTAGAACCTCCCGATCTTTTATAAGGCGGTGCGTATTAGAAAACACCATTTTTCCCGGTTGAGCTGAAAGGAGGTCGTAAACATCATTCCACTCGGTAAAGCCGAAAGATTTAAGCAAGTGATATAACACAGCTTTCCTGTTTGGAATTCTTTGTAATACCGGAATCTTTAATTCATACCCAAAATTGGATTTTGTGACAATTTCGTTGTAGAGAAGACCAATATAATCTTCAAGAAGATCAAAACTTTCCTTAAGATGTTCCTGCGTTTGGGCAAAACTATCCAGTAACTGCGGATTCATTTCTTCCAATACAGGAACTACTTCGTGCCTTATTTTATTCCGAAGATATTTTGAAGAAGCATTGGTGCTGTCTTCCCTCCAGGATATATTATTTGATTTTGCAAAGGCTTCTATTTCTTTCCGCGAGAACTTCAGCAGGGGCCTTACTATATAATTATTTTCAGCTTTAATACTGGTAAAACCTTCTAAACCACTCCCCCTT is part of the Antarcticibacterium sp. 1MA-6-2 genome and harbors:
- the tilS gene encoding tRNA lysidine(34) synthetase TilS, with the translated sequence MEKEFKNIIKSDFKDLSNSKLLLAVSGGVDSVVLAHLCKTSHLNFSIAHCNFNLRGEESDADEEFVVDLADALEVEVFSQRFDTEAYAEEMGVSIQMAARDLRYEWFSQLRSTLNFDYILTAHHANDNLETFLINLVRGSGLEGFTSIKAENNYIVRPLLKFSRKEIEAFAKSNNISWREDSTNASSKYLRNKIRHEVVPVLEEMNPQLLDSFAQTQEHLKESFDLLEDYIGLLYNEIVTKSNFGYELKIPVLQRIPNRKAVLYHLLKSFGFTEWNDVYDLLSAQPGKMVFSNTHRLIKDREVLILTEKPSANKGTRYEIPEGEEIVMLPPGTFTLHEAEEIQETTPNIIYVAKEKIQFPLVLRRWEKGDFFYPFGMKGKKKISDFFKDKKLSLPEKEESWLLCSGEKILWVVNHRADGRFAITDPSQEILKITYSL